A window of the Actinomycetota bacterium genome harbors these coding sequences:
- a CDS encoding sensor histidine kinase yields MGGVSGDVGRRAFLLQSVLIDLLLTLSVMIIAGTGLAALVVPVPRYVFVTAVAGITLIALLMLAGRFITRPDHLQARQSQQILEIANRSLTHLRRGLDEETAGAVCRLILEQADHVAAVAITDTERILGFAGAGEDHHTTGGPILTRATGETIECDDYRVLSSHDEIGCLSEKCPLEAAIVMPLRMRARPVGTLKFYYTTPRLLNETQVTMVGGLADLLSTQLELSELDRQTELATRMELQALQAQINPHFLFNTINTIASLVRTDPSEARDLLREFATFYRRTLETGDSPVPLARELEYVHSYLRFETARFPNRIKVVEDIEPAALDVNIPAFVVQPLVENCIKHGMRARGVLTVRIDARLSQGRLTVRVADDGVGMAPDVLAKVMEPGFGTGLGIALGNVDDRLRGLYGPASGLVVHSTADAGTTVTLTVIQDQAEGIT; encoded by the coding sequence GTGGGCGGCGTGTCGGGCGACGTCGGACGGCGGGCGTTCCTTCTTCAGTCGGTGCTCATCGACCTCCTGCTCACGCTCAGCGTCATGATCATCGCCGGCACCGGGCTCGCGGCGCTCGTCGTCCCCGTGCCCCGTTACGTGTTCGTGACCGCGGTCGCCGGCATCACGCTGATCGCGCTGCTCATGCTGGCGGGCCGTTTCATCACCAGGCCCGACCACCTGCAGGCGCGGCAGTCGCAGCAGATCCTCGAGATCGCCAACCGGTCGCTGACGCACCTTCGGCGCGGGTTGGACGAGGAGACCGCCGGTGCGGTGTGCCGCCTGATCTTGGAGCAGGCGGACCACGTGGCCGCGGTGGCCATCACCGACACTGAGCGCATCCTCGGCTTCGCCGGCGCAGGCGAGGACCACCACACCACCGGCGGCCCTATCCTCACGCGCGCGACGGGCGAGACGATCGAGTGTGACGACTACCGCGTGCTGTCGTCGCACGACGAGATAGGCTGCCTGAGCGAGAAGTGCCCGCTGGAGGCGGCGATCGTCATGCCGTTGCGGATGCGCGCCCGGCCCGTCGGCACGCTCAAGTTCTACTACACGACCCCGAGGCTGCTCAACGAGACGCAGGTGACGATGGTCGGCGGCCTCGCCGACCTGCTCTCGACGCAGCTCGAGCTCTCGGAGCTCGACCGCCAGACCGAACTCGCCACCCGGATGGAGCTCCAGGCGCTCCAGGCGCAGATCAACCCGCACTTCCTGTTCAACACCATCAACACGATCGCGTCGCTCGTCCGTACCGATCCGTCCGAGGCGCGGGACCTGCTCCGCGAGTTCGCCACTTTCTACCGTCGCACGCTCGAGACGGGGGACAGCCCGGTCCCGCTCGCCCGCGAGCTCGAGTACGTGCACTCCTACCTGCGGTTCGAGACTGCCCGCTTCCCGAATCGGATCAAGGTGGTCGAGGACATCGAGCCGGCGGCCCTCGACGTGAACATCCCTGCGTTCGTGGTGCAGCCGCTCGTGGAGAACTGCATCAAGCACGGCATGCGCGCGCGGGGCGTCCTGACCGTGCGGATCGACGCGCGGCTGTCGCAGGGGCGCCTGACGGTGCGGGTCGCCGACGACGGCGTCGGGATGGCACCAGACGTGCTCGCCAAGGTCATGGAGCCCGGTTTCGGCACGGGGCTGGGCATCGCGCTCGGGAACGTCGACGATAGGCTGCGCGGGCTGTACGGGCCCGCATCCGGGCTGGTCGTGCACAGCACGGCGGACGCGGGGACGACGGTGACGCTCACCGTGATACAGGACCAGGCAGAAGGGATCACGTGA
- a CDS encoding sulfite exporter TauE/SafE family protein — MSLAAALVGLLSGVLSGAFGIGGGIVTTPAVLALGFPQLVAVGTPLPVIIPTALTGAWSYARRGLADLRAGVVIGAFGAAVSVVGALGAERVGGGVVLVVTAALIVYTAADMAVAESRGPRRASGALGEAAAVPRPAFAALAALGVVTGLYSGFLGLGGGFIIVPALARWLGYPIKRAIGTSLVAVCLIAVPGTATHWALGNVDWGLAAALVVGVVPGALVGAKLTSVAADRAVRLGFAALLAATGAWLAYAVASAA, encoded by the coding sequence TCGGCCTGCTGTCCGGCGTGCTGTCCGGGGCCTTCGGGATCGGCGGCGGCATCGTGACCACGCCGGCGGTCCTCGCGCTCGGCTTTCCCCAGCTCGTCGCGGTCGGGACGCCGCTGCCCGTCATCATCCCAACCGCGCTCACGGGCGCGTGGTCGTATGCGCGCCGCGGGCTCGCCGACCTGCGTGCCGGAGTGGTGATCGGCGCGTTCGGCGCGGCCGTCTCGGTCGTGGGCGCGCTGGGCGCCGAGCGGGTCGGGGGCGGCGTCGTGCTCGTCGTGACCGCGGCGCTCATCGTCTACACCGCCGCCGACATGGCCGTCGCCGAGTCCCGCGGGCCGCGCCGCGCGTCCGGCGCTCTCGGGGAGGCGGCCGCGGTCCCGCGCCCCGCCTTCGCCGCGCTCGCCGCGCTCGGCGTGGTGACCGGGCTGTACTCGGGCTTCCTCGGGCTCGGCGGCGGGTTCATCATCGTGCCGGCGCTCGCGCGGTGGCTCGGCTACCCGATCAAGCGTGCGATCGGCACGAGCCTGGTGGCGGTGTGTCTCATCGCCGTGCCGGGGACGGCGACGCACTGGGCGCTCGGCAACGTCGACTGGGGGCTTGCGGCGGCGCTCGTCGTGGGCGTGGTGCCGGGGGCGCTCGTGGGCGCGAAGCTCACGTCCGTTGCAGCCGACCGCGCCGTGCGCCTCGGCTTCGCCGCACTCCTCGCAGCCACAGGTGCGTGGCTCGCGTACGCGGTGGCGTCCGCGGCGTGA